TCCCCGGGTGAGGGAAAGGACCATCACCCTCAGTGGCAATGTCTGGTGGGGCTGGACGGTTCCTGCCAGCCCCTAGGAGGCCAGAGAAGCGAGGGCATGGAGAGGCAGGAGGTCAGGCACTACAGGATGCACTCGTGCCTCTCCGTGGCTTTCAGGGCCTCGTGCATGCTGGCGGCCGAGAGCCTCCTGTTGATGTTCCTGTACCTGCAGCGCAGCAGGTTCCAGAAAGTAGTCCTCAAATCCCTGTTGAAGAAGGCGTAGATGAGGGGGTTGATGAGGGAGTTGGTGTaacccagccagagcagagtCCTCTCCAGCCTCAGGGGCATGCAGCTGCAGCGGATGCCGCAGATGAACGGCCGCGCcgtggacatcaggaagaaggGCAGCCAGCAGAACGTGAAGGCCCCCACGATGATGCCGAGGGTCCTGGCGGCTTTCTGCTCCCTCTTGAAGATGGAAATGTTCTTGCGGTCCTGGCGGAGCAGCTTGGAGAGCGTGGCGCACTCCTCGGCGGCCTTGGTGCGGCGGGAGCTGTGGTGGGCGCGGGCGGAGGCCTCGAGGCAGTAGACGCCCTCGTCCTCGTAGTGCTTGGGGAAGTTCATGAAGCGGTGCTTCTCGGCGCTCACCTTGGCCGCCTGGTAGATGCGGCTGTACATCACCAGCATGACGGCCATGGGGATGTAGAAGGCCACCCCTGTGGAGTAGACGGTGTAGCCAAAGTCCTGGCTGATGAGGCACACCCGCTCCACCGTCACGTTCTGGGCCCAGCCGAAGAGCGGAGGGAGGGTGATGGAGGCCGACAGGAGCCACACGATGAAGACCATCTTGGCCATCAGCTTCCCATTCTGCCTCACGGGGTAGGTGAGAGGCCGCGTGATGCCCAGGTACCTGcggggaggaagaggaggaattgTCAGGGGTTAGGGGCGGGTGCTCTGAGGTGGTTTTCACTCCCTCTGAGGTGGTTTTCACTCCCTCTGAGGTGATTTTCACTCCTTATCAGCTGTGAGGGAATTTTGGCCCTCAGAGGGggcaagaaattaattcagcaAATTAAAATCTCCACAGGCATGGGATCTCTTGACTAAACACCACAATTTATTCCTCACTTTTTTGCAATCACCCCGTGcgtggaatcacagaatggtttgggttgaaatgACCTTAAAGGCcatcccattccaacccaaCTAAACTCAATTTATTCCTCATTTTCTTGCAATCATCCCATgtgtggaatcacagaatggtttggattgaaaAGACCTTAAACGCCATCCCATTCCAACTTGACTAAACGCCAAAATTGATTCCTCATTTTCTTGCAATCATCCCATGTGTGGAatcacagcatggtttgggttggaaagaccttaaagatcatccccTTCCAACCCCATGCCGTGAGcggggacaccttccactatcccaggttgctccaagccctgtctaacctggccttggacacttgcagggatggggtgtcCACAACACGAGGTGTCATTGAACTGCTGAACTCTTCATGATCTCCTGGggaataaaaatactttaaaaagcttcattttcaggaataaaaaaatgccttaagaattttatttttccaccagagaaatatttccctATTCTGCACAGAGAACATGCAACAGCTTCCAGCCATGGCACATAACTCACTCCAGAGTGTTGCCCTTCCCAAGGAGACACCCAGGAGTGGGGTGGGTGATGCTCAGAGTGATGTGCCACAGGTCTGATTCCAGATGAAGGGAATAACTCCTAGCAGTGTTTAATGGGAAGTGGGAAGCACTGCAGCCTTCTCTTATTTGTTGAAGAAATACAACCTGCAGCTAAAATGGCCCTGGGAGAC
The window above is part of the Molothrus ater isolate BHLD 08-10-18 breed brown headed cowbird chromosome 4, BPBGC_Mater_1.1, whole genome shotgun sequence genome. Proteins encoded here:
- the LOC118686637 gene encoding 5-hydroxytryptamine receptor 7-like translates to MLLRASPRRFLEQHLLLVESAEQQRPAREALPNPFMTEEPPAPAEPELPPSNLTNNGTDCGEEILLYGDTEKVVIGAVLSIIILTTIAGNGLVIISVCIVKKLRQPSNYLVVSLAAADLSVAFAVMPFVTITDLVGGEWLFGKVFCNVFIAMDVMCCTASIMTLCIISVDRYLGITRPLTYPVRQNGKLMAKMVFIVWLLSASITLPPLFGWAQNVTVERVCLISQDFGYTVYSTGVAFYIPMAVMLVMYSRIYQAAKVSAEKHRFMNFPKHYEDEGVYCLEASARAHHSSRRTKAAEECATLSKLLRQDRKNISIFKREQKAARTLGIIVGAFTFCWLPFFLMSTARPFICGIRCSCMPLRLERTLLWLGYTNSLINPLIYAFFNRDLRTTFWNLLRCRYRNINRRLSAASMHEALKATERHECIL